From a region of the Vairimorpha necatrix chromosome 4, complete sequence genome:
- a CDS encoding sporulation protein RMD1 (RMD1) — MKDKNHTSQRIYLTDDNNDQISGTKKQSRIELRALKDAYALKIEPDYSPKENILPEVDLQRVTSYCTAENFNLKGLCKFLKKSDFASKVSVYFGECLYASFKFDEKSHDCFFYDFGVLVCWGMDENEESKILNLIEKFEVNKYLPSNVEIESFKYGITDDPFIINDVIYLNSENYFTKMVISIAIAQSVKLDFFENLVDYTIELVKDLPEEVEKEGKVSKTRKQLLKIIGKLHKLRFSLNLVSNILDEPEFVWDYPAFSSVYETCRKYLDIKSRVDLLNKRVDVIHGILEILSENITTNNSERLEITMIFMISANVIIGIIQIITYMWIYKQFQKN, encoded by the coding sequence ATGAAAGACAAAAACCACACAAGCCAGcgtatttatttaactgATGACAATAATGACCAAATCTCCGGGactaaaaaacaaagtcGTATTGAGCTCAGAGCTCTAAAAGACGCATACGCTCTCAAAATTGAACCAGACTATTCTCCTAAAGAAAATATCTTACCAGAAGTCGATTTACAAAGAGTCACGTCTTATTGTACAgcagaaaattttaatttaaaaggcctctgtaaatttcttaaaaaatctgATTTTGCTTCAAAAGTCTCTGTTTATTTTGGCGAATGCCTCTACGCctcatttaaatttgacGAAAAATCTCATgactgttttttttatgactTTGGCGTCTTAGTCTGTTGGGGAATGGACGAAAATGaagaatcaaaaattttaaatcttattgaaaaattcgaagttaataaatatttaccTAGTAATGTGGAAATTgaatcttttaaatatggAATAACTGATGATCCATTCATTATTAATGACGTAATATATCTAAACTCAGAGAattattttactaaaatgGTTATTTCTATCGCCATAGCTCAAAGTGTaaaattagatttttttgaaaatttagtAGATTACACAATAGAACTGGTCAAAGATCTACCGGAAGAAGTAGAAAAAGAAGGTAAAGTAAGTAAAACAAGGAAACAATtacttaaaattattggTAAGTTACATAAACTGAGATTTAGTCTCAATTTGGTctctaatattttagatgaACCAGAATTCGTCTGGGATTATCCCGCGTTTTCCTCCGTGTATGAAACTTGTAGGAAATATTTGGACATTAAAAGTCGGGTAGATTTATTGAATAAAAGAGTGGATGTTATACATGGAATTTTGGAAATATTATCAGAAAATATAACTACTAATAATTCAGAGAGACTGGAAATAACGatgatttttatgatatcaGCTAATGTAATAATAGGaattatacaaattatTACTTATATGTGGatttataaacaatttcaaaaaaattaa
- a CDS encoding eukaryotic translation initiation factor 5 (EIF5), with product MIPINKNIQDIHFRYKMPSLIIKYEGKNTGVKTILVNLDDISRSLSRKSDIILKYFSYTLSLQTKHDGKFIISGKHDQMKMQNIIYDFIDHFVLCYNCENPETFFVFDTSLKMECLACGLKSIVRDHKLNLEIIKNISTQSTIYSDFLPVETGDVNNEEMFYKLLKESEDDFNKLDHVIEKINIKNILGSFENYIEKYKKYENITKFINYLLEKGYKKSEICKFYTRPQNGKKRSVEFKKEINKYFNS from the coding sequence atGATACcgataaacaaaaatattcaagACATTCATTTCAGATACAAAATGCCAAGTttaattatcaaatatGAAGGAAAGAACACAGGTGTAAAAACTATACTTGTAAATCTTGATGATATTTCAAGGTCTCTTAGTAGAAAATCAgatataattttgaaatatttttcatatacaTTATCTTTACAAACAAAACATGATGGTAAGTTCATTATCAGTGGAAAACACGATCAAATGAAAATgcaaaatataatttatgattttatagATCATTTCGTGTTATGTTATAACTGTGAAAATCCCGaaacattttttgttttcgaTACGTCGCTCAAAATGGAATGTCTAGCGTGTGGactaaaaagtattgtACGAGATCATAAACTTAATTtggaaattattaaaaatatttctacaCAAAGTACGATTTATTCAGATTTCTTGCCAGTAGAAACAGGAGATGTTAACAATGaagaaatgttttataaacttttaaaagaGTCAGAAGATGATTTTAATAAGCTAGATCATGtgatagaaaaaattaatataaaaaatattttgggAAGTTTTGAGAATTATATTGagaaatataagaaatatgaaaatattactaagtttataaattatttattggAAAAAGGATATAAGAAAAGTGAAATATGCAAATTTTATACTCGACCACAAAATGGTAAAAAGCGAAGTgtagaatttaaaaaagaaattaataaatattttaactcttaa
- a CDS encoding ribosome biogenesis protein SPB1 has translation MSKNRSLGKQRLDKYYNLAKEKGYRARSAFKLLQLNKKYGFLKDAKILIDLCAAPGGWLQVAAQEMPRPRKIIGIDLDPIKYIGDVDSFVCDITSDECRKRLYGMLSDTELRQADVILHDGAPNVGTSWENDAFNQNLLVFYSLQLSSIFLREGGTFVTKIFRSDDYDSLINLLNKMFKKVEATKPLSSRSQSAEIFVVCLEYRGIKNFNEEELSYEKIFKNIENDFDEYKYTKIKMSEFIRSSDPEIINKITEIENDLEIDFDEEFLYLIKDLKILNKGDLKKILQKKKQIIRDVKSNKLQIPVLDFLKENEEESEYEEDFEMVTLTVEEKIKEIDNELNKMKKVQKIDKQTLCSIDGFYEDDMFKNMLLEDDTNEVIKQDIKKEEIEMESCSDSLDIDEEEMLCIARYKDNPTDFIESTVDRYWTDPEEKLPNYLREDQKCSSRPSKSNENKLTKKEKEALLRRKTRAERRAEKFMKDMIIEESDEERVVAKEIYRKEYKKTKTTPRIVFPKKGSCGIPKGKGRLLHFDRRLKKDKRAKKMKK, from the coding sequence atgtcaaaaaatAGATCTCTGGGTAAACAGCGTTTAGATAAATATTACAATCTCGCCAAAGAAAAGGGATACAGAGCAAGATCTGCTTTCAAATTACTCCAactcaataaaaaatatggtTTTCTTAAAGACGCAAAAATTCTTATAGATTTATGTGCTGCACCAGGCGGGTGGTTACAAGTAGCAGCTCAAGAAATGCCAAGACCTCGTAAAATCATAGGCATAGATTTAGAtccaataaaatatattggcGATGTCGACTCGTTCGTCTGTGACATTACATCTGACGAATGTAGAAAAAGATTGTATGGAATGTTAAGCGACACAGAATTAAGACAAGCTGACGTTATTTTACACGATGGCGCACCAAATGTTGGTACATCATGGGAAAATGATGCTTTTAATCAAAATCttctagttttttattctttacaATTatcatcaatttttttaagagaAGGCGGTACATTTGTCACTAAAATTTTCAGATCTGATGATTACGATTCTTTAATCAATTTGTTAAacaaaatgtttaaaaaagtaGAAGCTACAAAACCATTAAGTAGTAGATCACAAAGTGCTGAGATTTTCGTTGTTTGTTTAGAATACAGaggtataaaaaattttaatgaagaagaattgtcatatgaaaaaatttttaaaaatattgaaaatgatTTCGATGAATACAAATATAcgaaaattaaaatgtcTGAATTTATTAGATCTTCAGATCcagaaataattaataaaataacagaaattgaaaatgatttagaaatagattttgatgaagaatttttatatttaataaaagatttgaaaatattgaataaaggtgatttaaaaaaaattttacaaaagaaaaaacaaattattaGAGATGTGAAATCAAACAAATTACAAATACCAgtattagattttttaaaagaaaatgaagaagaaaGTGAATATGAAGAAGATTTTGAGATGGTTACATTAACAGTAgaggaaaaaattaaagaaattgataatgaattaaataaaatgaaaaaagtTCAGAAGATTGATAAACAGACACTTTGTTCTATTGATGGGTTTTATGAGGACGACATGTTCAAAAATATGCTTTTAGAAGATGATACAAATGAAGTTATAAAacaagatataaaaaaagaagaaatagaaATGGAAAGTTGTTCAGATTCCCTTGATATTGACGAAGAAGAAATGTTATGTATTGCCAGATATAAAGACAATCCCACAGATTTTATAGAAAGTACAGTTGATAGATACTGGACAGATCCAGAGGAGAAATTGCCTAATTATTTGAGAGAAGATCAAAAATGTTCTTCTCGACCAAGTAAAagtaatgaaaataaattgaCCAAGAAAGAGAAAGAAGCACTTTTAAGAAGGAAAACTAGAGCAGAAAGAAGAGCTGAGAAGTTTATGAAGGATATGATAATAGAAGAGAGTGATGAAGAACGAGTTGTAGCAAAAGAGATTTATAGGAAGGAGTATAAGAAGACTAAGACTACACCCAGGATTGTGTTTCCTAAGAAAGGATCTTGTGGGATACCTAAAGGAAAAGGACGACTTTTACATTTTGACCGAAGActtaaaaaagacaaaagaGCTAAAAAgatgaagaaataa
- a CDS encoding proteasome subunit PSB6 (PSB6) translates to MFTLQANTKDQNIKDLNIKDLNIGDQNIRDLTIRDLNIGDSSTVNLFKVDIPLLSNEIPLDFTFDLPSNKKEIFESFDSFTDFVEGKTKSQESKFNPYEDNSGSTVSIRLNNSIIIAADTRHCSEMGIYSRNTSKIFRIGDFLLTITGFYADGYELFNRLKYQVQIYESFNKISIHSLANLASKIMYSKRLFPYYSYVTLSGFEGDNPYVYSFDCLGHFEEVDSVCNGSGSPLIQPLLDSTIEKKNWAGESYEVTEEYVKDIVRRGFNAASERDVKTGDNVEIWIIKKDGMTKENERLRQD, encoded by the coding sequence ATGTTCACTTTACAGGCAAATACAAAGGAccaaaatattaaagatcttaatattaaagatCTTAATATTGGAGATCAAAATATAAGAGATCTTACTATTAGAGATCTTAATATTGGAGATTCTAGTActgtaaatttattcaaagTTGATATTCCTTTACTTAGTAATGAAATACCACTTGATTTTACATTTGATCTCCcttcaaataaaaaagagatCTTTGAATCTTTTGATTCCTTCACTGACTTCGTAGAAGGGAAGACTAAAAGTCAAGAGTCTAAGTTCAATCCTTATGAAGACAATTCTGGGTCTACTGTCTCAATCAGACTAAATAATTCCATAATAATAGCAGCTGACACTAGACACTGTTCAGAGATGGGAATTTACAGTAGAAATACTTCTAAGATCTTCAGGATAGGCGACTTTCTCCTGACTATCACTGGGTTCTACGCTGACGGGTATGAATTGTTTAATAGACTCAAGTACCAAGTACAAATCTATGAGtcatttaataaaatctcaATACACAGTCTCGCCAATCTGGCTAGTAAGATAATGTACTCTAAGAGATTATTCCCTTACTACTCGTATGTGACACTGAGTGGATTTGAGGGAGATAATCCTTATGTTTACTCATTTGACTGTCTAGGCCACTTTGAGGAAGTCGACTCTGTTTGTAATGGCAGTGGCTCGCCGCTTATTCAGCCTTTGCTTGATTCGACTATTGAGAAGAAGAACTGGGCGGGAGAAAGTTATGAAGTGACAGAGGAATATGTAAAGGATATTGTAAGAAGAGGATTTAATGCGGCGAGTGAGCGGGATGTGAAGACGGGTGACAATGTGGAGATATGgataataaagaaagatGGAATGActaaagaaaatgaaagaTTAAGAcaagattaa
- a CDS encoding anaphase-promoting complex subunit 11 (APC11), translated as MFNINKVYLTYSWRWKIDEDMCGICQQTFDQMCPKCTHPIECKPCVGSCDHTYHLHCISDWVIKKKFCPMCRVPWNIKRTLE; from the coding sequence atgtttaatattaacAAGGTCTATCTAACTTATTCTTGGAGATGGAAGATAGACGAAGATATGTGTGGAATATGTCAGCAGACATTTGATCAAATGTGCCCTAAATGCACACACCCCATAGAGTGTAAGCCCTGTGTCGGCTCATGTGACCACACTTATCATTTACACTGTATTTCTGACTGGgtaataaagaagaagtTCTGTCCCATGTGTCGAGTCCCCTGGAATATCAAGAGGACATTAGAATGa
- a CDS encoding ribosomal protein eL40: MSIICRFNNKSSFYAQETAADLKQEISTRNALSYDSILLSSGCRILEDTFQLSSLNGLEINATVKCLGGGNMLDENDRELANKRNKKLICRRCNVRLSVNATNCRKKGCGSKDLRPKKQLKPKALKK; this comes from the coding sequence ATGTCTATAATCTGTAGATTTAACAACAAATCGTCATTCTATGCCCAAGAAACTGCAGCAGATCtaaaacaagaaataagTACTAGAAATGCCCTTTCTTACGATTCTATTCTTCTCTCATCCGGCTGCAGGATCTTAGAAGATACTTTCCAATTATCAAGTCTAAATGGACTAGAAATAAATGCGACAGTGAAATGTCTAGGAGGAGGAAATATGCTTGATGAAAATGATAGAGAACTTGCTAATAAAAGGAATAAGAAATTGATATGTAGAAGATGCAATGTGAGATTGTCAGTTAATGCTACTAATTGTAGGAAGAAAGGGTGTGGGAGTAAAGATTTGAGGCCTAAGAAACAACTAAAGCCTAAGGCACTTAAGAAATAA
- a CDS encoding 3-hydroxy-3-methylglutaryl-coenzyme A reductase, with translation MNSENSKINDLVKKRSEEIRREMSTSKNINLKGIIYDDDFTEIYNRCCENILGYRKVPIGMSHTPIKINNQEFYIPICTFEGALVASMCRGIKLINKSQGITGHVENIGITRSFAIEFKNFTSALNFYKWLKNEKNLEILKKAGEKNSRFCKIKSIESKNVFGSVVFIKICAYTGDAMGMNMITKAANQIIDAIHDLFNEVKLITLSANICTDKKWSTENYANGRGRKVFLNLRINESDLLSIMKVSINDLLNMYHTKIVLGGSIILGGFNCQASNYVAATFLAFNQDLGHVIESSNCIIDMKKISEEVLEINLLMPSIVVGTIGGGTHLEPANSLFKQFEGLPNFNTDERDLSGSSNYLALVVASAVLAGEISGMCALTNNTLMDAHLRLNRKQ, from the coding sequence ATGAATTCTGAAAATAGTAAAATTAACGACttagttaaaaaaagatcCGAAGAAATTAGGAGAGAAATGAGTActagtaaaaatattaatctTAAAGGTATAATTTATGATGACGATTTTACTGAAATATATAACAGATGTTGTGAAAACATTTTAGGATACAGAAAAGTACCTATAGGAATGTCTCATACAcctattaaaataaataatcaGGAATTTTATATTCCTATTTGTACATTCGAAGGGGCGCTTGTCGCTTCTATGTGTCGTGGCATTAAActtattaataaaagtcAAGGAATAACGGGCCACGTAGAAAACATAGGAATCACTAGAAGCTTCGCCATtgagtttaaaaattttacatctgcactaaatttttataaatggctaaaaaatgaaaaaaatcttgaaatattaaaaaaagcaggcgaaaaaaatagtagattttgtaaaatcaaATCTATAGAAAGTAAGAATGTATTCGGTAGTGTCgtatttatcaaaatatgTGCGTATACTGGCGATGCTATGGGGATGAACATGATTACTAAAGCAGCCAATCAAATAATCGACGCTATTCACgatttatttaatgaagTCAAATTAATTACTCTAAGTGCGAATATTTGCACTGATAAAAAGTGGTCAACAGAAAATTACGCCAATGGTAGAGGACGAAAagtctttttaaatttacgAATTAATGAATCTGACCTTTTATCGATTATGAAAGTTAGTATAAATGATTTACTTAATATGTATCATACTAAAATAGTATTAGGAGGTAGTATAATTTTAGGAGGGTTTAATTGTCAAGCATCGAATTATGTAGCAGCTACATTTTTAGCATTTAATCAAGATTTAGGACATGTGATAGAATCTTCTAATTGTATAATtgatatgaaaaaaatatctgaAGAAGTATTAGAGATTAATTTATTGATGCCTTCTATTGTAGTAGGGACAATTGGAGGAGGAACACATCTTGAGCCAGCgaattctttatttaaacaATTTGAAGGTCTTCCTAACTTTAATACAGATGAACGTGATTTAAGTGGTTCTTCTAATTATTTAGCATTAGTTGTTGCGTCTGCGGTTTTGGCGGGTGAGATTTCTGGGATGTGTGCACTTACAAATAACACGCTCATGGATGCGCATTTACGCTTAAATAGgaaacaataa
- a CDS encoding putative SP-containing protein gives MLIFVFLSIICSTTLSVDYTSFLVKSITEDDTNKIKTTKNILNYQDSKFFIPLSATDDTFYYPLNSSSQDLYNFDSYETNLSINDINGLFISKLSTDNIIISVRDYNDKKTNEEFFNALKSNSSVTILPASLAAVSDLISSDLNVEKFGILSTQGHSSVFIIYEVLKTKEEVLIKTLVKINLKNFGDVNLDQVIEEYIRGIFKKEEDVCLVPLKKEMKEGDLLLDIYDMCLDIKKKIIYDVETTRAEEPVAVDKNDEKRKKPIEGIIWNFKEIKEEMKKLKQKKLNKEIDSNKENDINKESNKENDINKENDSNKENENEVIDCQDMDKFVEIVNEHCKNHEIFTKYLISSYNQKMFQDFFNFEDLVNVQDSSILKGALKFQKSIYKMKNYNLKSTDKRIIHGKKMIPSKGQELEEEIRIKKECEEIIKKINETEGKYFQYLPETIFDQYKQETKSDNEDINGKKLKTNLNLKDAKDFLTNFKKLERQNQKHEKDILTRPIKLEKLEEIIKKAEINKTEVWWNDFLEKKLVEYSEYLERVREDKEILGDELETKAYTLEGFMSSVKNNHEKKIQEEAEKTKEEQNKEEKKTPSEAEIQESLKKLMNDQKFKKMFEQLKSTQPKDETELILDEPKNETIKDEPKNESIKNESILDEYNRDL, from the coding sequence ATGTTAATATTCGTTTTTCTATCAATAATTTGTTCAACAACTCTTAGTGTCGACTACACTTCCTTCCTAGTCAAATCAATTACCGAAGATGATACCAACAAGATCAAAACtaccaaaaatattttaaactaCCAAGACTCCAAATTCTTTATTCCTCTGTCGGCCACAGACGatacattttattatccTTTAAACTCTTCATCTCAAGATCTTTACAATTTTGATTCTTATGAGACTAATCTTTCTATTAATGATATTAATGgtctttttattagtaaACTTTCTACagataatataattattagtGTCAGAGATTacaatgataaaaaaactaatgaagaattttttaatgctTTAAAATCTAATTCGTCTGTCACTATATTGCCCGCTTCATTGGCGGCAGTGTCTGATTTGATTTCTTCAGATTTAAATGTAGAAAAGTTTGGTATTTTGAGTACACAAGGTCATTCTAGTGTGTTTATCATTTATGAAGTGTTAAAAACCAAAGAAGaagttttaattaaaacactagtgaaaattaatttaaagaattttggAGATGTAAATTTAGATCAAGTTATTGAGGAATATATAAGaggaatatttaaaaaagaagaagatgTTTGTTTAGTaccattaaaaaaagaaatgaaaGAAGGAGATTTACTATTAGATATTTATGATATGTGtttagatataaaaaagaagataattTATGATGTTGAGACTACAAGAGCAGAAGAACCAGTAGCAGTAGATAAAAATgatgaaaaaagaaagaaacCAATAGAAGGAATAATATggaattttaaagaaataaaagaagaaatgaAGAAGCTCAAGCAgaaaaaacttaataaagaaattgacagtaataaagaaaatgatattaataaagaaagtaataaagaaaatgatattaataaagaaaatgacagtaataaagaaaatgagAATGAAGTTATTGATTGCCAAGACATGGACAAATTCGTGGAAATTGTTAATGAACACTGTAAAAATCatgaaatatttactaAATATCTTATAAGTTCTTATAATCAGAAAATGTTCCAAGATTTCTTCAATTTCGAAGATTTAGTAAATGTCCAAGACTCGTCGATCTTGAAAGGAGCTCTCAAATTccaaaaatcaatatataaaatgaaGAATTATAATCTCAAGTCTACTGATAAGAGAATTATCCACGGTAAGAAGATGATCCCGAGTAAAGGTCAAGAattagaagaagaaatCAGAATTAAGAAAGAATgtgaagaaataattaaaaagataaatgaGACAGAAGGGAAATATTTCCAATATTTACCAGAAACAATATTTGATCAATATAAACAAGAAACTAAATCTGATAATGAAGATATaaatggtaaaaaattaaaaactaatttaaatttaaaagatgcTAAAGATTTCTTGActaattttaagaaattagaAAGACAAAACCAGAAACACGAAAAGGACATTTTAACCAGACCAATAAAACTCgaaaaattagaagaaataataaaaaaagcagaaattaataaaactgAAGTATGGTGGAATGATTTCTTAGAGAAGAAGTTAGTAGAATATTCTGAATATTTAGAAAGAGTAAGAGAAGATAAGGAAATATTAGGGGATGAATTGGAGACTAAAGCGTATACTTTAGAAGGATTTATGAGTTCAGTGAAGAACAATCAcgagaaaaaaatacaagaaGAAGCCGAGAAAACTAAAGAAGAACAAAACAAAGAAGAGAAAAAGACCCCAAGTGAGGCTGAGATACAAGAAAGTCTTAAGAAACTTATGAATGAtcaaaaattcaaaaaaatgtttgaGCAACTCAAAAGCACTCAGCCAAAGGACGAAACCGAACTTATTTTAGACGAGCCAAAAAATGAAACCATCAAAGATGAACCAAAAAATGaatctattaaaaatgaatctATTCTAGATGAGTATAACAGAgatctttaa
- a CDS encoding V-type proton ATPase subunit c (VMA3), translating into MESNLLMNEESLKTMLKGMAVVLAMLPTLIGVAYGLVHGATGICKAADYSVDLIHAIMPMGFISAPSIFSIIMFFYITVTKVTSINHGIRMLVSCTIQGVGNCFGAYCIGKMACSASVTKAQQKKFNGSFFLIMVFGEIVALFSLVGGMIFLSLGA; encoded by the coding sequence ATGGAATCTAATCTTTTGATGAATGAAGAGTCGCTTAAGACGATGTTAAAAGGAATGGCAGTGGTACTCGCCATGCTGCCCACTCTAATAGGCGTGGCTTATGGCCTGGTACACGGGGCTACTGGGATCTGTAAGGCGGCAGATTATTCAGTAGATCTTATTCATGCTATCATGCCCATGGGCTTTATTTCTGCCCCGTCTATCTTTTCTATTATCAtgttcttttatattacaGTTACTAAAGTGACTTCTATTAATCACGGGATAAGAATGTTAGTATCTTGCACTATACAAGGAGTAGGGAATTGTTTCGGGGCTTATTGCATAGGGAAAATGGCTTGTAGTGCTTCAGTCACTAAAGCGCAGCAGAAGAAGTTTAATGGGTCATTTTTCCTTATAATGGTGTTTGGAGAGATTGTTGCTTTATTTTCACTAGTGGGAGGAATGATATTCCTGAGTTTAGGAGCATaa
- a CDS encoding MEI2-like protein, with product MEKKTKTLLVTNIPDISIFTKKLKESFEIREVYTIPNNDTFLFVIFYNIKDADQCQKELLSKGYKAYFTISKYEFPKDHEKCDKDKNQSTLFISSKNLSDYNESVLSEYGEIREIRGANPTTICVEYFDSRSADTCVSELSKKGVTVKYVWDMSTKTKWDIIRHTDSVISQVIPPVQKKKKPVINVYKNMFIKEFDEFISENIDDIIQELNSN from the coding sequence ATGGAAAAGAAAACCAAGACACTCTTAGTTACTAATATACCAGACATTTCTATATTCACTAAAAAGCTTAAAGAGTCTTTTGAAATCAGAGAAGTTTACACTATCCCAAACAATGACACATTCTTGTTTGTAATTTTctacaatataaaagatgCTGATCAATGCCAGAAGGAGTTACTCAGTAAAGGCTATAAAGCATATTTCACTATAAGCAAGTATGAGTTCCCCAAGGACCATGAGAAATGTGACAAGGATAAAAACCAGAGTACACTTTTCATTTCCTCTAAGAATCTGTCTGATTATAATGAGTCAGTACTCAGTGAATACGGAGAGATTAGAGAAATAAGAGGAGCTAATCCTACTACTATATGTGTAGAGTATTTTGACAGTAGATCTGCTGACACATGTGTCTCAGAATTAAGTAAGAAGGGTGTTACAGTGAAGTATGTGTGGGATATGTCTACTAAGACTAAGTGGGATATAATAAGACATACTGATAGTGTGATTAGTCAAGTTATACCTCCTGTacagaagaagaagaagccTGTTATTAATGTGTATAAGAATATGTTTATCAAAGAGTTTGATGAGTTTATAAGTGAGAATATTGATGATATAATTCAAGAATTAAATTCTAACTAG
- a CDS encoding ribosomal protein uL22, translated as MAINFAYDVVDPTKVIKSQIDSARVSFKKTRETANTLRKRSLLNAISYLNNVVVKKECVPMRRYARGCGHTRQARAFNQRKGLWPKKSALALLQVLENIKEQAVEKGLEVEKLDLDHVQICRAPKVFGRIFRAHGRVNPFNKSPCHILVAAKVRDLEVNEENDIMKQEE; from the coding sequence ATGGCTATAAATTTCGCGTACGATGTCGTCGACCCCACAAAAGTGATCAAATCACAAATCGACTCTGCAAGAGTAAGTTTCAAAAAGACAAGAGAAACTGCCAATACTCTCAGAAAGAGATCTCTCCTCAATGCCATTTCTTATCTTAACAATGTAGTAGTCAAGAAAGAGTGTGTCCCCATGAGAAGATACGCCAGGGGATGTGGCCACACCAGACAGGCCAGGGCTTTTAACCAGAGAAAAGGATTATGGCCTAAGAAATCTGCCCTTGCTTTGTTACAAGTTTTAGAGAATATTAAAGAACAAGCAGTAGAAAAAGGACTAGAAGTAGAGAAATTAGATTTGGATCATGTTCAGATTTGCAGAGCTCCCAAAGTATTTGGGAGAATATTCCGGGCTCATGGACGAGTGAAtccttttaataaaagtcCCTGTCATATTTTAGTGGCAGCAAAAGTAAGAGATTTAGAAGTTAATGAAGAGAATGACATAATGAAACAAGAGGAATaa